The following are encoded in a window of Halosolutus halophilus genomic DNA:
- a CDS encoding electron transfer flavoprotein subunit beta/FixA family protein has product MRSVVLTKGVPDFSEGAVSFDEDGHLERGKTPTVMNPNDEFAYQAALQTRVRHGGHVSGMSMGPPGYGDVLKEGMESVYANDSYLLSDRELAASDTWATAITLSAGLEKYQEEVADIDIVFAGFKTADGETGQTGPQTCWAMDWPIVTHVLALDIDPDERLVRAKRLVEGDVDEIETVEAPLPCMIVTDPEFEPTYRKASHRLTHKELRAETKARAADHDEHLTTWNHEDLNLDPDYIGLDGSPTIVSSVDPIPKAPSEREATMVDPGDEEEMGRVLSELQPYAAGAGE; this is encoded by the coding sequence GTGAGATCTGTCGTATTGACCAAGGGCGTCCCCGACTTCTCGGAAGGAGCCGTCTCGTTCGACGAGGACGGCCACTTGGAGCGGGGCAAGACGCCGACAGTGATGAACCCGAACGACGAGTTCGCCTACCAGGCCGCCCTGCAAACCAGGGTGCGCCACGGCGGTCACGTCAGCGGGATGAGTATGGGGCCACCCGGCTACGGAGACGTTCTCAAGGAGGGAATGGAGTCCGTCTACGCCAACGACAGCTATCTGCTCTCGGACCGGGAACTCGCCGCTTCGGACACCTGGGCGACGGCGATCACCCTCAGCGCCGGCCTCGAAAAGTACCAGGAGGAGGTCGCCGATATCGACATCGTCTTTGCGGGATTCAAAACGGCGGACGGGGAGACCGGCCAGACCGGTCCCCAGACCTGCTGGGCGATGGACTGGCCGATCGTCACCCACGTCCTCGCGCTGGACATCGACCCCGACGAGCGGTTGGTCCGGGCGAAGCGGCTCGTCGAGGGCGACGTCGACGAGATCGAGACGGTGGAGGCACCGCTTCCCTGCATGATCGTGACCGATCCCGAGTTCGAGCCGACCTACCGCAAGGCGTCCCACCGGCTGACCCACAAGGAACTCCGGGCGGAGACGAAAGCGCGCGCGGCCGATCACGACGAACACCTGACGACCTGGAATCACGAGGACCTGAACCTCGATCCCGACTACATCGGGCTCGACGGCTCGCCGACGATCGTCTCCTCGGTCGATCCGATCCCGAAGGCACCCTCGGAACGTGAGGCCACGATGGTCGATCCCGGCGACGAAGAGGAGATGGGACGGGTACTCTCGGAACTGCAACCGTACGCGGCGGGGGCGGGTGAGTGA
- a CDS encoding polymer-forming cytoskeletal protein, with amino-acid sequence MAISRDPLDELVVPDETEAKEVALETDGDVLVGGRSTVEFGVRGRNVLAGEGVQFGGDIEAEGDCRLDMWCEVADNVLVGQDAYIGERVHVGGEMKVAGDLDIGDDVEIEEGFEANGWIVIRNPMPTIVFLFVYLKHLLLIGEEDAAQQLIAELTDEDEPDAEPLVIPRNASVGDDAWRVSTPATIGDACRLHGNVRAETIDVGADCNIFGSLRGRGDVTVGEETRIHGDVTTRDGDVVIEAEARVLGDVSCADLELGPGAEVDGTIRADGEITMGTTERDIE; translated from the coding sequence GTGGCCATCAGCAGGGATCCGCTCGACGAACTCGTCGTTCCGGACGAGACCGAAGCCAAGGAAGTCGCCCTCGAGACCGACGGTGACGTCCTCGTCGGTGGCCGATCGACCGTCGAGTTCGGCGTCCGCGGCCGGAACGTCCTCGCCGGCGAAGGCGTCCAGTTCGGCGGCGACATCGAGGCCGAGGGCGACTGCCGCCTCGACATGTGGTGTGAGGTCGCCGACAACGTGCTGGTCGGTCAGGACGCCTACATCGGCGAGCGCGTCCACGTCGGCGGCGAGATGAAGGTCGCCGGAGACCTGGACATCGGCGACGACGTCGAGATCGAGGAGGGATTCGAGGCCAACGGCTGGATCGTCATCCGGAACCCGATGCCGACGATCGTCTTCCTGTTCGTCTACCTCAAACACCTCCTGTTGATCGGCGAGGAGGACGCGGCCCAGCAACTCATCGCCGAACTCACCGACGAGGACGAACCCGACGCCGAACCCCTGGTAATCCCCCGGAACGCGTCGGTCGGCGACGACGCCTGGCGCGTCTCGACGCCGGCGACGATCGGGGACGCCTGTCGACTCCACGGCAACGTCCGCGCGGAGACGATCGACGTGGGAGCCGACTGCAACATCTTCGGGAGTCTCCGGGGTCGCGGCGACGTGACCGTCGGCGAGGAGACTCGCATCCACGGCGACGTGACGACCCGCGACGGAGACGTGGTGATCGAGGCCGAGGCCCGCGTCCTCGGGGACGTCTCGTGTGCGGACCTCGAACTCGGTCCCGGTGCGGAGGTCGACGGGACGATTCGCGCCGACGGCGAAATCACGATGGGGACGACCGAGCGCGACATCGAGTAA
- a CDS encoding DUF5800 family protein — protein MTTLAFDDDGVDVVYEGTEFRLERDLIEEAIEKPYHDVTDHEVLKIVAEQPNLQGEPRRVGDILD, from the coding sequence ATGACGACTCTCGCGTTCGACGACGACGGTGTCGACGTCGTTTACGAAGGGACCGAATTTCGCCTCGAACGGGACCTGATCGAAGAGGCGATCGAGAAACCCTACCACGACGTGACCGACCACGAAGTGCTGAAGATCGTGGCCGAACAGCCGAACCTCCAGGGCGAACCGCGCCGGGTCGGCGACATTCTCGACTGA